The DNA sequence TAATATCTGGTGGGGAGAGCATTTTAATGCCATTTGGCGTATGATTGTGATAACCTCCTTGATACCCAGATGTATCTCCTAAATCCACTTCATGTGTGCCACCAAGGATTGTTGTACTCGTTGTTCCATCTGATTTTATTTTTACTCCAATTTCTCCACCTTTAGGAGCTTGAGTTTTTAGTTCCTTGATTTTTGCTTGTACTTTGGGATCTGATAATATACTTTTTGTTTTTTCGCAAGGATTTGCGTTGGGGCTATTATTAGGATTATCATCACTACCAGCAGTTCCTCCTGCGTCGGGATTATTGAGACAGTCTTCATAAGGGCCACACCCACCTGGAGGAATCCAACCACCACCTGGAGGCAAAGAACCACCACCTCCTCCACCACCTCCAATGGTGATTACAACAGGCTCTATGTCACATGATGGATATCCATCAAAGCCACATGGACCACCAGCAGCCTTATTTGAAGATTTATTTTTTGAATTGCTCTTTATATACTGAGCTCGAAATAACCCTAATATTACATTGTAATTATCAGCTTCTGGAGACATTTTTAGAAATTCTACCTGAGTACCATTCTCTTTTAAAACTGCAATAATAATTCCTTCTACTGTATAATTTTTTATTAGTGGGAACAGGGTATACTTTTCGTTATTCTTAGTTGTAATATCCTGAGATCTGATATTAAATTCGACATATTCATCAGCTATTTTTGATGAATTTTTCCAAACGTTTCTAATTGCTTTTAAAGTATGTTGAACCTTATTAATTTCATCATAACGTTCTAGTAAAGTTTTAAAGCCATTACCATAGTTAATTGTTTCTTTTTTTTTAGCTGAAAATACCTGAAACTTGTTTGAGAGTTTTTCTTGTTTATTGTTAAGAAAATCTTCTTCAGAACTACAGGAGTTCAACCACACAACTGATGCTGTCAAAAGCATTAGCCGAATAATTAAATTTTTCCTCATTTATTGTTTTTATTTTGCTAATATAAAAATATATTTTAATTCACAGTTTGGGGTTTTCCGTATTGTTTAATTTAGATTTTTACTACATCAAGCCTTTGTTTTATTTTCTATTATATTAAATAGTATTCATACTTAATTATATTAATAAGGGTTTGAGTGGATAACGTCAGTTTAAATTTATTTTGTGAATTTTTTAGAGAATAATTTACAGAGAGATCAAAAATCTATGTAAACTACTATGAATAGGACTAAAAAGAAAAATCTCTCAATTTCTTGAGAGATTTTCTGTGGGCCCTGAGGGATTCGAACCCCCGACCCTCTGGGTGTAAACCAGATGCTCTGAACCAACTGAGCTAAGAGCCCTGAAATTTTTTGAAAGGCTTCAGTTTCCTTTTTTGTGGGCCCTGAGGGATTCGAACCCCCGACCCTCTGGGTGTAAACCAGATGCTCTGAACCAACTGAGCTAAGAGCCCCACATTCGATTTCTCGTTTTGAGTGGTGCAAATATACGACTTATTCCTTTACTCGCAAATTTTTTTCTAAAAATTCTCCCACTACAAAGTTGCTTCCGCCTATAAAAATCATTTCTTCATTTGTACATTCTTGTTTTGCAGCTAAATACGCTTCCTGTACTGAATCGAAAATTTTATAAATTATTTTTGCATTCATCAGCAAATCCTCATAATCTTTTGGGTGTCTTCCTCTGTGGATCGAAGGTTTGGCAAAATAAAATGTAGAATTTTCAGGTAACAAATTCATTACTTCATCTATTTTTTTATCGTTCACAAATCCTAAAATAATATGCTTGCGACGATCGATAGAATTAAGCTGGGAAAAAACCTGTTCTAAGCCTGCTTGATTATGAGCCGTGTCACAAATTGTTAAAGGGTTTTGAGAAAACTCAAACCATCGTCCGATGAACCCGGTATTTTCGTGAACGTGGAGCAGTCCATTCTGGATATTTTTGTCAGAGATTTTAATATGTAATTTGATCAGCTCATCAGTTAGTCCCAAAACTACTCTGATATTCTTTTGTTGATAATTGCCTTTAAGGTCTGATTGTAAGTCTGATTGAAACAGAGAAGCATCTATAAATGGGGCATTATTCAGATTCGCTTTGTCACGGATAATTTTTTTAACAGCCTCATTTTCATCACCCGAAATAATAGTAACTCCCTCTTTGATTATGCCTGCTTTTTCACCTGCAATTTCTTCAACCGTATTTCCTAGTATATTTTGGTGGTCCAGTTGTACATTGGTAATGGCCGAAACTAAAGGCCTTATAATATTTGTAGAATCTAATCTTCCTCCCAGTCCGACCTCTATGATCGCAAAGTCTACCTGTTGCTGATAAAAATATTCAAAAGCCATGATGGTTGTAAATTCAAAGAAAGAAGGGAGAATGTCTTCCGGAAGCGTTTTCAACTTTTGAATAAAACTAAACACAAATTCTTTATCACAGTTTTTGCCATTTACTTTTATACGCTCCGTAAAGTCAATAAGATGTGGAGAATTGTATATTCCTACTTTATAACCGGCATCCTGAAGTATAGAAGCCAACATATTGCTTGTTGAACCTTTACCATTAGTTCCTCCAATATGGATGCATTTTATTTTTTCCTGAGGGTTGTCAAAAAATGAACAAAGCCTCGTTATATTGCCTAAACCAGGCTTATATGCCTTTTCTCCGTCGATCTGATAGTTGGGTGCCTGCACGAAAAGCCAGTCAACGGCTTCTTGATATTCTTTGGTTGTCATGATGCAAAATTCTCAAAAGTTTTATTAAAATGAAACATTAATTTTTAAATGTGTAACTTTTTTATCTTTGGGGCGTCTAATATTGTAAAATCTTAATATGAAAAAAGTTTGGATCATCGTTTTCGGATTAACTTGCCTGGGTATGAATGCTCAGAAAAAATGGTCCTTAAGAGAATGTGTAGATTATGCAGTAAAGCATAACCTTCAGGTTATCCAAAATGAATATTCTAAGCAAGTTCAGGATTCTAATCTAAAAATTGCAAAAAAAGGATATTTACCCTCTGTATCTGCCAGTGTTGGAAACACAGTCAGTTTTGGACAAGCTTCATTAGGAACTGGAAGTATTCGAAACGACAGGTTTAGTAATAATGGAAACCTGTCGGCAGATGTTTTAGTTTACAACAATGGACGACTTGAGAAAACAATTAGAAAATCGCAATTTGATGTTGAAGCAAGTCAGTATGATATTGAAACGATAAAAAATGATATTTCTTTACAGATCGCACAACAATATCTGACTACATTGTTGAAAAAGGAAATAATAAAAATATCACAAAGTGCTCTTAACAATGCTCAAAAACAGTATGACAGAGCAAAAATAACGACCCAGGTAGGTACAACTGCTGAGACTGTATTGGCAGAAGCACAGTCTGCTTTAGCCAGAGAAAAGCAAAACCTTAAAACGGCAGAGATTGATACAGGAAGAAGCTTATTTGCTCTTGCCCAACTTCTGCAATTACAGGATTATAAAGATTTTGATGTTGAGGATGTAAACGTATCTGATGAGCTTTCTCCACAATTGAAATCGGTAGATGATGTCTTAAGTACGGCGTATGATACTCAGCCACAAATAAAAGCAGCTGAGAGCAGAATTCGATCTGCCGAAGCTCAAACTGAGGTGTCTAAAACCGCTTTTTGGCCTACTGTAACAGCAAGTGCAGGAATAGGAAGTTTTTATAATAACTTACTTAACACGGATAATGTAGGAAATTCATTAGTTTACATTAAAGAACGTAATTTTTTCCAGCAATATAAAGACAACTTTGGTCAGCAGGCAGGATTATCTGTGAGTATTCCCATTTTCAATAAAGGAATTACAAAATTACAGGTAGAGCAATCCAGAATCAATGAAAGTGTCGCCAAAAATACATTGGAACAACAAAAACAGACTGTACGACAAAATGTACAGAAAGCACAGTTTGATGTAGAAGCAAACTATGAATCTTATATTGCTGCAGTAGAAGCAGCAAAAAGTACAAAGCTTTCGCTAGACTTTGCAGATAAAAGCTATACAGCAGGAAGAACGACTATTTTTGATCTGAACGTAGCCAGAAATAATTATGCTAATGCACAGGGCTCTGTAGCTCAGGCGAAATATAATTATCTTTTCAGTCTTAAATTATTGAATTTCTATGCCGGAATTCCATTAAGTTTGTAAAATGTCGATCCAATCATTAGAAAAATATTTACCACAGAATACACTTCAATATTTAAAAATCTGGTTTTCAGATTACTATATTCATATCAAAATTACACGAAATAGGAATTCGAAACTGGGAGATTACAGAAAACTCCCAGATCATTCCCATGAAATAACGATCAATTCGACACTCGCACCACAGCTTTTTTTCTTTGTGCTTACTCATGAATTGGCTCATCTTATTGCCTTTGAAAAATATGGAAGAAGAATTTCTCCCCATGGAAACGAATGGAAAGACACTTTCAGGCGAATGCTTCTGGAAAGTGTGGAGGTATATGAAGACGCTTTAAGACCTATCATCATAAAGTTTTCAAGGTCTCCAAAGGCTAACTTTATGGCAAGTCCGGATTTGGTAAAGTATTTTCATATTGAGAAACAAGATGATAAGCTTCAATTCATAGAAGAGCTAGAAAAGGGTGATTTCTTTATGTACAGAAACGAAAAGTATTTTTTAGAAGGTCTGATTAAAAAAAACTATCTTTGTAAGAACCTGGCTAGTGGAAGGAAGTATTCTTTTAAACCTCTGGCAAGGGTAGAAAAATGTAGTTAAATATGTCAAAATCAGATAAGTACTGTGTTATCATGGCTGGTGGAATTGGAAGCAGATTCTGGCCTATGAGTACTCAGAAATTTCCAAAGCAGTTTCAGGATATTTTAGGTGTTGGACGTACAATGATTCAACAGACATATGACCGAATCAGTAAAATTATCCCTAATGAAAATATATTCGTTATTACCAATAAGGAATATGTAAGCCTTTCTCATCAACAATTACCCGAGATTCCTGAACATAATATTGTCGGAGAACCGCTGATGAAAAATACAGCAGCCTGCAATCTTTATATGGCAAACAAAATTGCTGAAATTAATCCTGACGCGACAATTGTTGTTTTGCCCGCAGATCATCTTATATTAAAAGAAGAAACATTCCTTGAAAAAGTACAGCTTGCTTTTGATCTTGCATCAAAAAACGATTACCTTGTTACATTAGGAATTACGCCAACAAGACCAGATACAGGATATGGTTATATTCAATTTGTGGATAAAAAAGGAGCAGAATATTTTAAAGTTAAAACATTCACTGAAAAACCAATTTTGGAAATAGCCCAGAGTTTTCTGGAAAGTGGAGATTTTCTTTGGAATGCAGGGATTTTTATTTGGAGCGTTAAAAGCATTCATCGTGCTTTTGAAACACATCTTCCAGAAATGGCACAGCATTTTATGGCTTGCGAGTATAACTCCTCCAGTGAAGATAATTGTATAGAGCTTATTTATCCGAAGGTTCAGAAAATTTCTATAG is a window from the Chryseobacterium sp. T16E-39 genome containing:
- a CDS encoding SprT-like domain-containing protein, with amino-acid sequence MSIQSLEKYLPQNTLQYLKIWFSDYYIHIKITRNRNSKLGDYRKLPDHSHEITINSTLAPQLFFFVLTHELAHLIAFEKYGRRISPHGNEWKDTFRRMLLESVEVYEDALRPIIIKFSRSPKANFMASPDLVKYFHIEKQDDKLQFIEELEKGDFFMYRNEKYFLEGLIKKNYLCKNLASGRKYSFKPLARVEKCS
- a CDS encoding mannose-1-phosphate guanylyltransferase: MSKSDKYCVIMAGGIGSRFWPMSTQKFPKQFQDILGVGRTMIQQTYDRISKIIPNENIFVITNKEYVSLSHQQLPEIPEHNIVGEPLMKNTAACNLYMANKIAEINPDATIVVLPADHLILKEETFLEKVQLAFDLASKNDYLVTLGITPTRPDTGYGYIQFVDKKGAEYFKVKTFTEKPILEIAQSFLESGDFLWNAGIFIWSVKSIHRAFETHLPEMAQHFMACEYNSSSEDNCIELIYPKVQKISIDNGILEKAKNVYVVPSDLGWSDLGTWTSVYENAEKDDNENTVKLKYLLAYNSKGNIVRMKSNNKAVIIDGLENYIIVDTDKALLICPRDNDQLIKDYVLDLKNFKKGEKFM
- a CDS encoding bifunctional folylpolyglutamate synthase/dihydrofolate synthase; this encodes MTTKEYQEAVDWLFVQAPNYQIDGEKAYKPGLGNITRLCSFFDNPQEKIKCIHIGGTNGKGSTSNMLASILQDAGYKVGIYNSPHLIDFTERIKVNGKNCDKEFVFSFIQKLKTLPEDILPSFFEFTTIMAFEYFYQQQVDFAIIEVGLGGRLDSTNIIRPLVSAITNVQLDHQNILGNTVEEIAGEKAGIIKEGVTIISGDENEAVKKIIRDKANLNNAPFIDASLFQSDLQSDLKGNYQQKNIRVVLGLTDELIKLHIKISDKNIQNGLLHVHENTGFIGRWFEFSQNPLTICDTAHNQAGLEQVFSQLNSIDRRKHIILGFVNDKKIDEVMNLLPENSTFYFAKPSIHRGRHPKDYEDLLMNAKIIYKIFDSVQEAYLAAKQECTNEEMIFIGGSNFVVGEFLEKNLRVKE
- a CDS encoding TolC family protein, which translates into the protein MKKVWIIVFGLTCLGMNAQKKWSLRECVDYAVKHNLQVIQNEYSKQVQDSNLKIAKKGYLPSVSASVGNTVSFGQASLGTGSIRNDRFSNNGNLSADVLVYNNGRLEKTIRKSQFDVEASQYDIETIKNDISLQIAQQYLTTLLKKEIIKISQSALNNAQKQYDRAKITTQVGTTAETVLAEAQSALAREKQNLKTAEIDTGRSLFALAQLLQLQDYKDFDVEDVNVSDELSPQLKSVDDVLSTAYDTQPQIKAAESRIRSAEAQTEVSKTAFWPTVTASAGIGSFYNNLLNTDNVGNSLVYIKERNFFQQYKDNFGQQAGLSVSIPIFNKGITKLQVEQSRINESVAKNTLEQQKQTVRQNVQKAQFDVEANYESYIAAVEAAKSTKLSLDFADKSYTAGRTTIFDLNVARNNYANAQGSVAQAKYNYLFSLKLLNFYAGIPLSL